The Pseudodesulfovibrio senegalensis genome contains the following window.
CTACCTGCGCGCCGAGGAACTGGTGGAGGACGACGAAAACCTCTACCACAATATTGCCCGCGTCTATTATGAAAAGGGTGAGCTGGACGAGTGCATCAAGTATCTGAAGAAAAGCCTCGAATTGAATCCTCGCATGGAGGAAAGCCTGCAGTTCTTGGACTTTTTGAACAAGGAACAGCAGGGATCCGGCGGGGGCAGCACTGCTGCAGCGGATAAAGAGAGTTTGGATCTGTCGATGAAATAACCGGTTGCATGGTTCCCGCTGTGCCGTGGGGGGGGAAGGATGTATCAGGAGCGCGTTCAGGAATTTTTGCAGGAGCTGCCCGCCCTGCGTGAGGACTTGCCGTTTTCCCCGACCTTGTTCGGAAAGCTTTTCAAGCAGACCGGAGCCAACTCCATGTCGTCCCTTGAGGACATCGCCGAAACCATAAGTTCTGATCAGGGGCTGACCACGCGAGTCCTGAGCCTTGCCAATTCTGCCTACTACGGCCTGCAGGCCGAAGTTTCGTCCGTCAAGCGAGCAGCCGCCGTGCTCGGCCTGGCTGAAATCCGCAACATCGTGCTTTCTCTCGGCGTAAAGGGATTGACCGAAAAATACCCGTTGCCCGGCGGATTTGATTATGACGAATATTGGCGTCATCAGTTTCTGGTGGCTACGCTGGCCGAGCAGATTTGCCGCGAAGTGGACGAGGGGGTGCCCTCGATCATGTTTACGGCTGGCTTGCTGCACGACATCGGCAAGCTCATCGTGGCCATGCGCAGGCCCGAGGACTGGGAGGCAATCCAGGCCCTGCGCGAGGAGCGTGAATGTCCGGAAAGCGAGGCCGAGGACGAATACTGGGGCCTTGACCATGCCGTTGTGGGAGCCTTGGTGCTCAAGTATTGGGACCTGCCGCCGGAATTGGTTGAGCCGGTCAACTGGCACCATGTGCCTGCACTGGCTCCGGAACATCAGAGCGCGGCGGCCATCATCTGCCTTGCCAATGCGTTGGTTCATTGCATGGATGAAGGCGACGAGTGTTCGGACGAAGTGATCAACGCCTGCGGTGAATTTCGTCTTGACGTGGACGAGATCGTGGAGCTTGCGCAGGAGACCATGGAGTCCGATACGGTCGAACATTTTCTGGGCATGCTGTCCCGCTAGTTTTTTCCCGTTAACCGCAAGGAGTCGTTTTTTGCCCTGCCGCTGGATTATGCGCAGCGACGAGGAGGTTCCCTCCTCTGTTGCCGATTTTGCCGATAAACTGGAGATATCCCCGCTCATTGCCGAAATCTTGTGGAGCAGGGGGCTGCATTCCCGTGAGGAAATGGACAGGTTCCTTTCTCCGGGGTTGGCCAACCTCATGGATCCCACGCTGATTCCGGGGCTCGAACAGGCCGCACAGGTGGTG
Protein-coding sequences here:
- a CDS encoding HDOD domain-containing protein is translated as MYQERVQEFLQELPALREDLPFSPTLFGKLFKQTGANSMSSLEDIAETISSDQGLTTRVLSLANSAYYGLQAEVSSVKRAAAVLGLAEIRNIVLSLGVKGLTEKYPLPGGFDYDEYWRHQFLVATLAEQICREVDEGVPSIMFTAGLLHDIGKLIVAMRRPEDWEAIQALREERECPESEAEDEYWGLDHAVVGALVLKYWDLPPELVEPVNWHHVPALAPEHQSAAAIICLANALVHCMDEGDECSDEVINACGEFRLDVDEIVELAQETMESDTVEHFLGMLSR